In Lotus japonicus ecotype B-129 chromosome 5, LjGifu_v1.2, one genomic interval encodes:
- the LOC130717192 gene encoding ABC transporter G family member 6 — protein MSSRIVAENVTDDATSYLDLMELSDLTRRPASGDLPTLGQLLKHVGDARKEAAGDGSETPLHHALDVVGMEPRSLPFVLSFSNLTYSVKVKRKLSFSSIFPRRRNRLGAVEDAPAVEESVFSRTKTLLNDISGEARDGEIMAVLGASGSGKSTLIDALANRIAKGRLKGTLALNGEALESRLLKVISAYVMQDDLLFPMLTVEETLTFAAEFRLPRTLSKSKKKARVQALIDQLGLRNAAKTVIGDEGHRGVSGGERRRVSIGIDIIHDPILLFLDEPTSGLDSTSAFMVVKVLQRIAQSGSIVIMSIHQPSYRILGLLDRMIFLSRGQTVYSGSPTQLPSFFAEFGHPLPDSDNRTEFALDLIRDLEGSPGGTKSLVEFNKSWQNMTKVHSHSVSSQPERPNGMSLKEAISASISRGKLVSGATNTATTTPSSMVPTFANPFWIEMVTLSKRSFTDSRRKPELFGIRLGAVMVTGFILATMFWNLDNSPKGVQERLGFFAFAMSTTFYTTADALPVFLQERYIFMRETAYNAYRRSSYLISHALVSLPPLAFLSLAFAVITFWAVGLDGGASGFLFYFLIIFASFWAGNSFVTFLSGVVPHVMLGYTIVVAILAYFLLLSGFFINRDRIPSYWIWFHYLSLVKYPYEAVLQNEFDDPVKCFVRGVQIFDNSPLRSVPYELKLKLLGSMSGTLGTNITATTCLTTGADILQQNGVTELSKWNCLWITVAWGFFFRFLFYLALLVGSKNKRS, from the coding sequence ATGTCATCTCGCATTGTGGCGGAGAATGTCACTGATGATGCGACGTCGTATCTAGACCTCATGGAGCTCAGCGACCTCACGCGCCGCCCTGCCTCCGGCGACTTGCCGACGCTCGGGCAGCTCCTCAAGCACGTGGGAGACGCGCGTAAGGAGGCTGCCGGCGACGGCAGCGAGACGCCGCTGCACCACGCGCTTGATGTTGTCGGGATGGAGCCTCGCTCGCTGCCGTTTGTCCTCTCCTTCAGCAACCTCACCTACAGCGTTAAGGTGAAACGGAAGCTGAGCTTCTCATCTATCTTCCCTCGCCGCCGGAACCGACTGGGCGCGGTGGAGGATGCACCGGCGGTCGAGGAGAGTGTTTTCTCCCGGACGAAGACTCTTCTGAATGACATCTCCGGTGAAGCGCGCGACGGTGAAATCATGGCGGTTCTCGGCGCTAGTGGCTCCGGGAAGTCAACACTAATCGACGCGTTGGCTAACAGAATTGCTAAGGGGAGGCTGAAAGGCACTCTGGCCCTGAACGGCGAGGCGTTGGAGTCGCGCCTGCTGAAGGTGATTTCCGCTTACGTGATGCAAGACGACCTCCTCTTCCCGATGCTCACCGTCGAGGAAACTCTCACCTTCGCCGCGGAGTTTCGATTACCTCGCACGCTCTCCAAATCGAAGAAAAAGGCTCGAGTACAGGCCTTAATCGACCAGCTAGGCCTTCGAAACGCGGCAAAAACTGTAATCGGCGATGAAGGCCACCGCGGAGTCTCCGGCGGAGAGCGCCGTCGCGTCTCAATCGGAATCGACATAATCCACGACCCGATTCTGCTCTTCCTCGACGAGCCAACCTCCGGACTAGACTCCACCAGCGCGTTCATGGTGGTGAAGGTTCTCCAGAGAATCGCACAGAGCGGAAGCATCGTGATCATGTCAATTCATCAACCAAGCTACAGAATCCTTGGCCTCCTTGACCGAATGATCTTCCTCTCCCGCGGCCAAACCGTTTACAGCGGTTCTCCGACGCAATTGCCGTCGTTCTTCGCCGAATTCGGCCACCCGCTGCCGGATAGCGACAACAGAACAGAGTTCGCGTTGGATCTAATTCGCGATCTAGAAGGTTCCCCTGGCGGAACAAAAAGCTTGGTCGAGTTCAACAAATCATGGCAGAACATGACCAAGGTTCACTCTCACTCTGTTTCATCACAACCAGAACGCCCAAACGGCATGTCATTGAAGGAAGCAATCAGCGCGAGCATTTCGCGCGGGAAGTTAGTCTCCGGCGCGACCAACACCGCAACCACAACCCCGTCGTCGATGGTTCCGACATTCGCAAACCCGTTCTGGATCGAGATGGTAACTCTGTCAAAACGATCGTTCACGGACTCAAGAAGAAAACCAGAGCTATTCGGAATTCGCCTCGGCGCGGTGATGGTAACCGGTTTCATCCTCGCCACCATGTTCTGGAACCTCGATAACTCTCCCAAAGGAGTTCAAGAGAGGCTCGGATTCTTCGCGTTTGCTATGTCCACCACCTTCTACACCACCGCCGACGCGCTCCCCGTGTTCCTCCAGGAACGGTACATCTTCATGCGGGAAACTGCTTACAACGCGTACCGGAGATCCTCCTATCTCATCTCACACGCTCTGGTGTCATTACCGCCGCTGGCGTTTCTCTCGCTCGCTTTCGCTGTTATAACGTTTTGGGCTGTGGGCTTAGACGGCGGAGCTTCGggctttttgttttattttctgatCATCTTCGCTTCTTTCTGGGCTGGAAACTCGTTCGTCACGTTCCTATCCGGTGTAGTACCTCATGTGATGCTTGGTTACACCATTGTTGTTGCAATTCTAGCTTATTTCTTGCTGCTTAGTGGATTCTTCATCAACAGGGACAGGATTCCGAGCTACTGGATTTGGTTCCATTACTTGTCTCTAGTGAAGTATCCTTATGAAGCTGTGTTGCAGAACGAGTTTGATGATCCTGTGAAGTGTTTTGTTAGAGGGGTGCAGATTTTTGACAACAGTCCACTGAGGTCAGTGCCGTATGAGCTGAAATTGAAGCTTCTGGGGAGCATGAGCGGCACGCTGGGGACGAACATCACGGCCACGACGTGCTTGACGACGGGTGCTGATATATTGCAGCAGAATGGGGTGACGGAGTTGAGCAAGTGGAACTGTTTGTGGATCACTGTGGCTTGGggattcttcttcaggtttttgttcTACTTGGCTTTGTTAGTGGGTAGCAAGAACAAGAGGAGTTGA